One Cervus canadensis isolate Bull #8, Minnesota chromosome 1, ASM1932006v1, whole genome shotgun sequence genomic window carries:
- the MCRIP1 gene encoding mapk-regulated corepressor-interacting protein 1 isoform X2 produces MTSSPVSRVVYNGKRNSSPRSPPNSSEIFTPAHEENVRFIYEAWQGVERDLRSQMSGSERGLVEEYVEKVPNPSLKTFKPIDLSDLKRRNTQDAKKS; encoded by the exons ATGACCAG TTCCCCCGTCTCCAGAGTCGTCTACAACGGCAAGAGGAacagtagcccccgctctcccCCCAACAGCAGCGAGATCTTCACGCCGGCCCACGAGGAGAATGTGCGCTTCATTTACGAAG CCTGGCAGGGTGTGGAGCGGGACCTGCGCAGCCAGATGTCGGGCAGCGAGCGGGGCCTGGTGGAGGAGTACGTGGAGAAGGTCCCTAACCCCAGCCTGAAGA CCTTCAAGCCCATCGACCTGAGTGACCTGAAGCGCCGGAACACGCAGGACGCCAAGAAGTCCTAA
- the MCRIP1 gene encoding mapk-regulated corepressor-interacting protein 1 isoform X1 yields MGLPDPGRPRGSGSGVGGPDTPAMTSSPVSRVVYNGKRNSSPRSPPNSSEIFTPAHEENVRFIYEAWQGVERDLRSQMSGSERGLVEEYVEKVPNPSLKTFKPIDLSDLKRRNTQDAKKS; encoded by the exons ATGGGGCTTCCTGACCCTGGG AGGCCGAGGGGATCCGGCAGTGGAGTGGGAGGACCAGACACCCCAGCGATGACCAG TTCCCCCGTCTCCAGAGTCGTCTACAACGGCAAGAGGAacagtagcccccgctctcccCCCAACAGCAGCGAGATCTTCACGCCGGCCCACGAGGAGAATGTGCGCTTCATTTACGAAG CCTGGCAGGGTGTGGAGCGGGACCTGCGCAGCCAGATGTCGGGCAGCGAGCGGGGCCTGGTGGAGGAGTACGTGGAGAAGGTCCCTAACCCCAGCCTGAAGA CCTTCAAGCCCATCGACCTGAGTGACCTGAAGCGCCGGAACACGCAGGACGCCAAGAAGTCCTAA